In one Paraburkholderia azotifigens genomic region, the following are encoded:
- a CDS encoding non-ribosomal peptide synthetase, with translation MTTFPTALHLRLRELARRAPDAPALAAFSPHTVRMSRGELDARAAHVAAALRARGVGAEVRVGVCIDRSCDLFVAMLAVLKAGGVFVPLDPRHPAERLDWMARDAGLRHGIVTRDADAAMRVRFERCIDIDSIGIAQRAPAFEDADVHPRSAAYMIYTSGSTGTPKAVVVEHGPLAAHCDAVIGAYPMTDADRVLHFASVNFDLAHEYWLAPLAAGASIAITAPGPVAPDDARALVDEERVTIAAFPPAYLREFAQAVRRHRVPDALRVLAFGGEAMPGDVFGEIRQTFSNVRLINGYGPTETVISPMLWPLDPRAAYEGASGTSLPIGAPIGLRTARVTAAGSTDGAAIDDGSCGELLLGGACLARGYHARAVQTAERFIPDADGEPGARAYRTGDLARLRADGAYDYMGRIDDQVQIRGVRVEPGEIAQCLRSHREVHDAAVLVEQVAGRVQLTACVVMTGALEERALREHLLQRLPDAWQPHRFALLDALPYTLNGKLDRDTLRARVASLAAHTSVREPRSETERSIAAIWYAILGGEHVSLDDRFHARGGDSIAIMRLQAAIRSDLHVNLRLDALFADPTLEALAALVDASEREPAARSLPLKAVARSDASAAYVDHRASFAQQRFWVLVQTRDASDAYHIAAHWNIGGPIDATLLETALAQVIERHEAWRTTLHEDENGIVMQRVHARIAVPVERIELRDLTFDARNERANELADEHATPPFDLQRGPLLRASLVTFADDEHRLMLTAHHAISDGWSSRCAFAELAETYSALLQGRAATLPALATQYADFAQWQRDWLDGAEREQQLGYWRDALKDAPAPLALPVDRAVPAQRTLIGKRASRRLDPQASAAVRELANGAHASTFIVLLAALHAWLHRLTSATDVVVAAPVANRQREETANLLGLFINTVALRAHVSPHAPFADLLSQVRDTTLGAYANQDVPFDQVIDAVKPPVRRGEAWLRVKFAQQFVFDEPVRLPDAVATLTPGPDNAARFDFALDFTDDARGIELIAAWATDCIDDATAHAWLDSFSALLADSVTHPATPVSSLACAGSSGNTLQGRAQKYEFDNVVAAFAHHANATPKQVAVTDAQRQLTFEALDTASTRAARALIEQGAGAEQAIALCIDRSADFVVALLAVLKSGAMAVPLDPAAPRERIEASIAACRAGSVIVASNAPQIVTDARIASLDALIEADGNSAPASITPDQAAYLIYTSGSTGTPKGVAVSHRALADYVQGVLDELDFAPGASMAMVSTVAADLGHTTLFGALCSGRTLHLLPKECAFDPDRFAATMRERAVGVLKIVPSHLHALLEAQQPADVLPSHALVLGGEPLPWTLVERIGSLRPACRVINHYGPTEATVGALTFDATANAQMANVSAGVPTGRPLPNARALVLDAHGAPVPAGGIGELYLGGPGIARGYLDRAAATAERFVPDTGGPKGARMYRTGDRVRLRADGAIDYLGRLDDQVKIRGYRVEPGEVSATLRAIEGVRQAETLAIVEDGRARLASFAVVQGSRDEVALRAELAARLPDYMVPATLTLCDAFPVTPNGKIDRVKLRELAQQPAVQSASDAPLEGTERTLADVWKEVLRTERVGRDDNFFELGGDSILALQVIARSRKRGVRFTPKQLFDKPTVAQLAQVAQTVAAAKPEAEQRATVTTAGTAHVGLTPAQHRFFELNVPARHHWNQAVELHASERFDLDAFAQAFGAVLAHHDAFRLRFTQDDAASWNARYADKPFDALPLVAIEARDEHDALAQFDELQRSFDLARGPLAGALVAMLPDGTPRVWVTIHHLIVDGVSWRVLLEDLDAAYCAARERHPVRLAAQGARAADWAQRLAAAAHADDAAAPFAKERQYWTSTQQASAALPFDNPHGTANNADACTVEWTIDATLTRTLLTDANAAWRTQTIDLLVAALAHTLGSRVQADSLLIELEGHGREALFEDIDASRAIGWLTSHYPVALPVRESGTATLAAVKDALRAVPHKGLGFGVLRYLANESTRAELSALPRPRVTFNYLGQFGDASNDRALNARFGGAGCERDPAGPMSNALAIHAHIDGTRRLRLHWVYSAAMFNGSTVEKLARQFETTLRDIAAQCIERVSKRGAGATPADFPLAQRAGLTQAMLERLEPDLRTVDDIYPLSPMQQGILFHSLYAPDRTTYVNQLVATLRSPDIARLTDAFNRVVPQHDILRTSFWHDAEVPLQIVHRQAKLPVAVLDWRTRDAQAASFEQWLTEDRAQGFDLSQAPLMRVTLIRLGDDDWRLVWTRHHLLLDGWSTARMFADVLRDYMSERRALSFGQATRLRYRDFIAWLDTRDHEADKAFWIERLARFDEPALVAPNVRAQNVRARNDTTATSETWRAQFDTATTAKLTALARTLKLTVNTLVQGAWALALQRMTHHATVAFGATVAGRPDALTDVDSVLGLFINTLPVIATPAPHQRIADWLAELQRDNAANAEHAHTPLFDIQRWAGQGGGAMFDTLVVFENYPVDPAWSANDERALRLSGIRSIESTDLAVTLVVQAGDTLTIDYGYDTARLDEARVRALHRAFDACIEAFIADPHALLGSVSIATQGDLAQLASCNDTAYAWRDERRLPLHRQFERQAAATPDAIALDFIDAHEARTRLTYAELDDRANRVASALLKAGVAADSVVALCVERSIEMVVALFGVLKAGAAYLPVDPDYPAERIAYLLDDARPAVVLTQRSLHARVAGAISREETRVLCVEELDADAALASPVEVEPEQLAYLIYTSGSTGKPKGAGNTHRALANRIAWMQSAYSLTPRDVVLHKTPFGFDVSVWEFVWPLSVGATLAIAAPGDHRDPARLAAAIAAYGVTTLHFVPSMLGAFLAHLNDFDAASQCTSIVRVVASGEALSPELVARARRLLPHAQLHNLYGPTEAAIDVSHWTCTDDDAQAVAVPIGRPIANIQLHALDAALHPLPAGAVGELYLGGAGLARGYLGRAALTAERFIPDPFMPGARLYRTGDLVCRRADGVLDYLGRADQQVKLRGLRIEPGEIEALLRAAPGVHDAVVIVRDEQLIGYVARRAEEAFDRSALFAALHAQLPAYMVPAHLIELDALPVTPNGKCDRNALPAPSLQATAMAEPQTGTERELAAIWQRVLRIHSSHAIGRDADFFALGGHSLLATQVNAQINLHWSLALSLRTLFDARTLVRCAAAIDAALEARGVHAIDDAARAIDALLGELEAQ, from the coding sequence ATGACGACTTTTCCGACTGCCTTGCATCTTCGACTTCGCGAACTCGCGCGCCGTGCGCCGGACGCGCCTGCGCTCGCCGCGTTTTCGCCGCATACCGTGCGCATGTCGCGCGGCGAACTCGACGCTCGCGCTGCGCATGTCGCGGCTGCGTTGCGCGCGCGCGGCGTGGGCGCGGAAGTGCGGGTGGGCGTGTGCATCGACAGATCATGCGATCTGTTCGTCGCGATGCTTGCGGTGCTGAAGGCGGGCGGCGTGTTCGTGCCGCTCGATCCGCGCCACCCTGCGGAACGGCTCGACTGGATGGCGCGCGATGCAGGCTTGCGTCATGGAATCGTCACGCGCGATGCGGATGCGGCCATGCGCGTGCGTTTCGAGCGTTGCATCGACATCGATTCGATCGGCATCGCGCAACGAGCGCCTGCTTTCGAAGATGCGGACGTGCATCCACGCTCTGCCGCATACATGATTTACACGTCGGGATCGACGGGAACACCGAAGGCGGTCGTCGTCGAACATGGCCCGCTTGCTGCGCATTGCGATGCCGTGATCGGCGCATATCCGATGACGGATGCGGATCGCGTGCTGCATTTCGCGTCGGTGAATTTCGATCTCGCACACGAGTATTGGCTTGCGCCGCTCGCTGCGGGCGCGAGCATTGCCATCACGGCACCGGGACCCGTTGCTCCGGACGATGCGCGTGCGCTAGTCGACGAGGAGCGCGTGACGATTGCCGCATTCCCGCCCGCGTATCTGCGCGAGTTCGCGCAAGCCGTGCGACGTCATCGCGTGCCCGACGCGCTGCGCGTACTCGCATTCGGCGGCGAAGCGATGCCAGGCGATGTATTCGGCGAAATCCGGCAAACGTTTAGCAACGTGCGGCTGATCAACGGCTATGGTCCGACCGAGACCGTGATCTCGCCGATGCTGTGGCCGCTCGATCCACGCGCTGCTTACGAGGGCGCGTCGGGTACGTCGTTGCCCATTGGTGCGCCGATCGGCTTGCGCACGGCGCGCGTGACGGCTGCCGGTTCCACCGACGGCGCGGCGATAGACGATGGCTCGTGCGGCGAGTTGCTGCTCGGCGGCGCCTGCCTTGCACGCGGCTATCACGCACGAGCCGTGCAAACGGCCGAGCGCTTCATCCCCGATGCAGACGGCGAACCGGGGGCGCGCGCGTATCGCACGGGCGACCTCGCGCGTTTGCGCGCGGACGGTGCTTACGATTACATGGGCCGTATCGACGATCAGGTGCAGATTCGCGGCGTGCGTGTCGAACCCGGCGAGATCGCGCAATGTTTACGCTCGCATCGGGAGGTGCACGACGCGGCCGTGCTGGTCGAACAGGTCGCGGGCCGGGTGCAGTTGACGGCGTGTGTCGTCATGACAGGCGCGCTCGAAGAACGCGCGTTGCGCGAGCACTTGTTGCAACGTTTGCCGGATGCGTGGCAGCCGCATCGCTTTGCGCTGCTCGATGCGTTGCCCTATACGCTGAATGGCAAGCTCGACCGCGATACGCTGCGTGCGCGTGTTGCATCGCTCGCTGCGCACACATCGGTTCGTGAGCCGCGAAGCGAAACTGAACGGAGTATCGCCGCAATCTGGTACGCGATTCTCGGCGGCGAACATGTCAGCCTCGATGACCGGTTTCATGCGCGCGGCGGCGATTCGATCGCGATCATGCGTCTGCAGGCCGCGATCCGCTCGGACCTGCACGTGAACTTGCGGCTCGATGCGCTGTTCGCCGACCCTACGCTCGAAGCACTCGCCGCGCTCGTCGATGCGAGCGAGCGTGAACCTGCTGCGCGGTCGCTGCCGCTGAAAGCCGTTGCTCGCAGCGATGCTTCCGCCGCATACGTCGATCATCGCGCTTCGTTTGCACAGCAGCGCTTCTGGGTGCTCGTGCAAACACGCGATGCGAGTGACGCGTATCACATCGCCGCCCACTGGAACATCGGTGGACCGATCGATGCAACGTTGCTCGAAACCGCGCTCGCGCAAGTCATCGAGCGTCATGAAGCGTGGCGGACCACGTTGCACGAAGATGAGAACGGCATCGTCATGCAGCGGGTTCATGCGCGAATCGCTGTGCCTGTAGAACGGATCGAACTGCGCGATCTGACTTTCGACGCGCGCAACGAACGTGCGAATGAGCTTGCAGACGAGCACGCCACGCCGCCATTCGATCTGCAACGCGGTCCATTGCTGCGTGCATCGCTGGTGACGTTCGCCGATGACGAGCATCGCCTGATGCTGACCGCGCATCATGCGATCAGCGATGGATGGTCGTCGCGTTGCGCATTCGCGGAACTGGCCGAGACGTATTCCGCGCTTTTGCAAGGCCGCGCCGCGACGTTGCCCGCGCTTGCCACGCAATACGCGGACTTCGCGCAATGGCAGCGCGACTGGCTCGACGGCGCGGAGCGCGAGCAGCAACTCGGATACTGGCGCGACGCGCTGAAGGACGCGCCCGCGCCGCTCGCGTTGCCCGTCGATCGTGCCGTACCGGCTCAACGCACGCTCATCGGCAAGCGCGCGTCGCGTCGCCTCGATCCGCAAGCATCGGCGGCCGTGCGCGAACTGGCAAACGGCGCGCATGCATCGACGTTCATCGTTTTGCTCGCGGCCTTGCATGCGTGGCTGCATCGGTTGACGAGCGCAACGGATGTGGTTGTTGCCGCGCCCGTTGCGAATCGACAGCGAGAGGAAACGGCGAATCTGCTTGGGCTGTTCATCAACACGGTCGCGTTGCGCGCGCACGTGTCGCCTCATGCGCCGTTTGCGGATCTGCTCTCACAGGTCCGCGACACGACGCTGGGCGCGTACGCCAATCAGGACGTTCCATTCGATCAGGTGATCGATGCAGTCAAGCCGCCCGTACGACGTGGCGAAGCGTGGCTGCGCGTGAAGTTCGCGCAGCAGTTCGTGTTCGATGAGCCGGTTCGATTGCCCGATGCCGTCGCGACATTGACGCCCGGCCCCGACAACGCGGCGCGTTTCGACTTCGCACTCGATTTCACCGACGACGCGCGCGGCATCGAACTGATCGCCGCATGGGCGACGGACTGCATCGACGACGCGACGGCGCATGCATGGCTCGACAGCTTCAGCGCGCTGCTGGCGGATAGCGTGACGCATCCTGCAACGCCTGTCAGTTCGCTCGCCTGCGCAGGCTCGTCCGGCAACACGTTGCAGGGTCGCGCGCAGAAGTACGAGTTCGATAACGTGGTCGCGGCCTTCGCACATCATGCGAACGCAACGCCGAAGCAAGTTGCAGTCACCGACGCGCAAAGGCAACTCACGTTCGAGGCACTCGATACAGCGTCGACGCGCGCCGCACGTGCATTGATCGAGCAGGGCGCGGGCGCGGAACAGGCAATCGCGCTATGCATCGATCGCTCTGCCGATTTCGTCGTCGCGCTGCTGGCCGTGTTGAAGTCGGGCGCGATGGCCGTGCCGCTCGATCCCGCGGCTCCGCGCGAACGCATCGAAGCGTCGATTGCCGCATGCCGTGCTGGCAGCGTGATCGTTGCGAGCAACGCACCGCAGATCGTAACCGATGCGCGTATCGCATCGCTCGACGCGTTGATCGAAGCGGACGGCAACAGTGCGCCCGCTTCGATCACGCCGGATCAGGCCGCCTATCTGATCTACACGTCGGGTTCGACGGGCACGCCGAAGGGCGTCGCCGTATCGCATCGGGCGTTGGCCGATTACGTTCAGGGCGTGCTCGATGAACTGGACTTCGCGCCCGGCGCAAGCATGGCGATGGTCTCGACGGTCGCCGCCGATCTCGGCCACACGACGCTCTTCGGTGCATTGTGCTCGGGCCGTACCTTGCATTTGCTGCCGAAGGAATGTGCGTTCGATCCCGACCGCTTCGCCGCGACCATGCGTGAACGAGCCGTCGGCGTGCTGAAGATCGTGCCGAGCCATCTGCACGCGTTGCTCGAAGCGCAGCAACCCGCCGACGTGCTGCCGTCGCACGCGCTGGTCCTGGGCGGCGAACCGCTGCCGTGGACGCTCGTCGAACGCATCGGTTCATTGCGGCCCGCGTGCCGCGTGATCAATCACTATGGTCCGACGGAAGCCACGGTCGGCGCGCTCACGTTCGATGCCACCGCGAACGCTCAGATGGCGAACGTATCGGCAGGCGTGCCGACGGGGCGTCCATTGCCGAATGCGCGCGCGCTCGTGCTCGATGCGCATGGCGCTCCTGTGCCTGCCGGCGGAATCGGTGAACTGTATCTTGGCGGACCGGGCATTGCGCGCGGCTATCTCGATCGCGCAGCAGCGACGGCGGAGCGTTTCGTGCCGGACACCGGCGGTCCGAAGGGCGCGCGGATGTATCGAACGGGAGACCGTGTGCGCTTGCGCGCAGACGGTGCAATCGACTATCTGGGCCGTCTCGACGACCAGGTGAAGATTCGCGGCTATCGCGTCGAGCCGGGCGAAGTGAGTGCGACGTTGCGCGCGATCGAGGGCGTGAGGCAAGCGGAAACGCTGGCAATCGTCGAGGACGGGCGCGCCCGTCTCGCGTCGTTCGCCGTCGTGCAAGGCTCGCGTGATGAAGTCGCGCTGCGCGCAGAGCTCGCCGCGCGTTTGCCCGACTACATGGTGCCCGCGACGCTCACGTTATGTGACGCATTCCCCGTCACGCCGAACGGCAAGATCGACCGCGTGAAGCTGCGCGAACTTGCGCAGCAACCCGCCGTTCAATCCGCTAGCGACGCGCCGCTCGAAGGCACGGAGCGCACTCTCGCGGATGTGTGGAAAGAAGTGCTGCGCACAGAGCGCGTGGGGCGCGACGACAACTTCTTCGAACTGGGTGGCGATTCGATTCTCGCGTTGCAGGTGATCGCCCGTTCGCGCAAACGCGGCGTGCGCTTCACGCCGAAGCAACTGTTCGACAAGCCGACCGTCGCGCAACTGGCGCAGGTAGCGCAAACCGTCGCCGCTGCCAAACCGGAAGCGGAACAGCGCGCAACGGTTACGACAGCAGGCACTGCGCACGTTGGGTTGACGCCCGCGCAGCATCGCTTCTTCGAACTGAACGTGCCGGCGCGCCACCACTGGAATCAGGCCGTCGAATTGCACGCGTCGGAGCGCTTCGATCTCGACGCATTCGCGCAGGCGTTCGGCGCGGTGCTCGCACATCACGATGCTTTCCGCCTGCGTTTCACGCAAGACGACGCTGCATCATGGAACGCGCGATACGCGGACAAGCCGTTCGACGCGCTGCCGCTCGTCGCCATCGAAGCACGCGATGAACACGACGCACTCGCGCAATTCGACGAACTGCAACGCAGCTTCGACCTCGCACGCGGACCGCTGGCGGGCGCGCTCGTCGCGATGTTGCCCGATGGCACGCCGCGCGTGTGGGTCACGATTCATCATTTGATCGTCGATGGCGTGTCATGGCGTGTGCTGCTCGAAGATCTCGACGCCGCGTACTGCGCGGCGCGCGAACGCCATCCTGTGCGTCTCGCCGCGCAAGGCGCGCGCGCGGCGGACTGGGCGCAACGTCTTGCAGCGGCTGCGCACGCCGATGACGCCGCCGCGCCGTTTGCGAAGGAACGGCAGTACTGGACGTCGACGCAGCAGGCAAGCGCCGCTCTGCCATTCGACAATCCGCACGGCACGGCAAACAACGCCGATGCGTGTACGGTCGAATGGACGATCGACGCGACGCTCACGCGGACCTTGCTCACGGATGCGAACGCCGCGTGGCGAACGCAGACCATCGATCTGCTCGTGGCCGCGCTCGCGCACACGCTTGGTTCGCGCGTACAGGCCGATTCGCTGCTGATCGAACTGGAAGGCCACGGACGCGAAGCGCTATTCGAAGACATCGATGCGAGCCGCGCAATCGGCTGGCTGACAAGCCACTATCCCGTTGCGTTGCCCGTGCGTGAATCGGGCACAGCGACGCTCGCAGCCGTGAAGGACGCGTTGCGCGCCGTGCCGCACAAAGGGCTCGGCTTCGGCGTGCTGCGTTATCTGGCGAATGAGTCGACGCGCGCCGAGCTTTCCGCGTTGCCGCGTCCGCGCGTGACGTTCAACTATCTCGGCCAGTTCGGCGACGCATCGAACGACCGCGCGCTGAACGCGCGCTTTGGCGGTGCAGGCTGCGAACGCGACCCGGCGGGCCCGATGTCGAATGCGCTGGCGATTCACGCGCATATCGACGGCACGCGCAGGCTCAGATTGCATTGGGTCTACAGCGCGGCGATGTTCAATGGGAGTACGGTCGAAAAGCTCGCGCGCCAGTTCGAGACCACGCTGCGCGACATCGCGGCGCAGTGTATCGAACGCGTGTCGAAGCGCGGAGCCGGCGCAACGCCCGCCGACTTCCCGCTTGCGCAGCGTGCGGGTCTCACGCAAGCGATGCTCGAACGTCTCGAACCCGATTTGCGCACGGTCGACGATATCTATCCGCTGTCGCCGATGCAGCAGGGCATCCTGTTCCACTCGCTGTATGCGCCGGATCGCACGACTTATGTGAATCAACTGGTCGCGACGCTGCGTTCGCCGGATATCGCGCGTTTGACCGATGCGTTCAATCGCGTCGTGCCGCAACACGACATCTTGCGCACGAGCTTCTGGCACGACGCGGAAGTGCCGCTGCAAATCGTGCATCGTCAGGCGAAGCTGCCTGTCGCTGTGCTCGACTGGCGAACCCGCGACGCACAAGCAGCGAGTTTCGAACAATGGCTGACGGAGGACCGCGCGCAAGGCTTCGATCTCAGCCAGGCGCCGTTGATGCGCGTCACGCTGATCCGTCTGGGCGACGACGATTGGCGACTTGTATGGACGCGACATCATTTGCTGCTCGACGGCTGGAGCACGGCGCGCATGTTCGCCGACGTGCTGCGCGATTACATGAGCGAGCGTCGCGCGTTGTCATTCGGACAGGCAACGCGGTTACGTTACCGCGACTTTATCGCTTGGCTGGACACGCGCGATCATGAAGCCGACAAGGCATTCTGGATCGAACGGCTCGCGCGCTTCGACGAACCGGCGCTCGTTGCGCCGAACGTACGGGCGCAGAACGTACGGGCGCGGAACGATACGACTGCGACGAGCGAGACGTGGCGCGCGCAGTTCGATACGGCGACGACTGCGAAGCTCACCGCGCTTGCACGCACACTGAAGCTGACAGTGAACACGCTCGTGCAGGGCGCATGGGCGCTCGCGTTGCAGCGCATGACCCATCATGCGACGGTCGCATTCGGCGCAACTGTCGCGGGCCGACCGGACGCGCTGACGGACGTCGACAGCGTTCTTGGCCTGTTCATCAACACTTTGCCTGTCATCGCGACGCCCGCGCCGCACCAACGAATCGCCGACTGGCTCGCCGAACTGCAGCGCGACAACGCAGCGAACGCCGAACACGCGCATACGCCGCTGTTCGATATCCAGCGTTGGGCGGGCCAAGGTGGCGGCGCGATGTTCGACACGCTAGTCGTGTTCGAAAACTATCCCGTCGATCCCGCGTGGTCGGCGAACGACGAGCGTGCATTGCGGCTGTCCGGCATACGCAGCATCGAATCGACGGATCTCGCCGTCACGCTGGTCGTGCAGGCGGGCGACACGCTGACTATCGATTACGGCTACGACACGGCACGTCTCGACGAAGCGCGCGTGCGTGCCTTGCATCGTGCGTTCGATGCATGCATCGAAGCGTTCATCGCCGATCCGCATGCGTTGCTCGGCAGCGTTTCGATTGCAACGCAAGGCGATCTGGCGCAACTCGCAAGTTGCAACGACACGGCGTACGCATGGCGGGATGAACGGCGCTTGCCGCTTCATCGGCAGTTCGAACGCCAGGCGGCAGCGACGCCGGATGCGATTGCGCTCGACTTCATCGATGCCCATGAAGCTCGCACGCGCCTGACCTACGCCGAACTCGACGACCGCGCGAACCGCGTGGCGAGTGCGTTGCTGAAAGCCGGCGTTGCGGCGGACAGCGTCGTTGCGCTATGCGTCGAACGGTCGATTGAAATGGTGGTGGCGCTGTTCGGCGTGTTGAAGGCAGGCGCTGCATACTTGCCCGTCGATCCCGACTATCCGGCCGAGCGCATCGCGTATCTGCTCGACGACGCACGGCCCGCGGTCGTGCTGACGCAGCGTTCGCTGCATGCACGTGTTGCCGGTGCGATCAGCCGCGAAGAAACGCGCGTGCTGTGCGTCGAAGAACTGGATGCAGATGCGGCGCTTGCATCGCCTGTCGAAGTCGAGCCCGAGCAGCTTGCTTACCTGATCTACACATCGGGGTCGACAGGGAAGCCGAAGGGCGCGGGCAACACGCACCGCGCGCTCGCAAACCGCATCGCGTGGATGCAGAGCGCGTACTCGCTCACGCCGCGCGACGTCGTGCTGCACAAAACGCCGTTCGGCTTCGACGTGTCGGTGTGGGAATTCGTGTGGCCCTTGTCGGTCGGCGCGACGCTCGCGATCGCGGCGCCTGGCGATCATCGTGATCCCGCGCGCCTTGCTGCTGCGATCGCGGCATATGGCGTGACGACGCTGCATTTCGTTCCGTCGATGCTGGGCGCTTTTCTCGCCCATCTGAACGACTTCGATGCTGCCTCGCAGTGCACGAGCATCGTGCGCGTGGTGGCGAGCGGCGAGGCGCTGTCGCCCGAACTCGTGGCGCGCGCGCGACGTCTGTTGCCGCACGCGCAATTGCACAACCTGTATGGCCCGACAGAAGCGGCAATCGACGTGTCGCACTGGACTTGCACCGACGACGATGCGCAAGCCGTCGCGGTGCCGATTGGCAGGCCTATCGCGAACATTCAGTTGCATGCGCTCGACGCAGCGCTTCATCCGTTGCCTGCGGGTGCGGTGGGCGAACTGTATCTGGGCGGTGCCGGTCTCGCGCGCGGCTATCTGGGGCGCGCGGCATTGACGGCGGAGCGCTTTATCCCCGATCCGTTCATGCCGGGCGCACGTCTCTATCGAACGGGCGATCTGGTCTGCCGGCGCGCCGATGGCGTACTCGACTACCTGGGCCGCGCCGATCAGCAAGTGAAGCTGCGCGGCTTGCGCATCGAGCCTGGCGAAATCGAAGCGTTGCTGCGTGCCGCACCCGGCGTGCACGATGCCGTCGTGATCGTGCGCGACGAGCAGTTGATCGGCTATGTCGCGCGGCGTGCCGAAGAAGCATTCGATCGAAGCGCGCTGTTCGCCGCTTTGCATGCGCAACTGCCCGCATATATGGTGCCCGCGCATCTGATCGAACTCGACGCGTTGCCCGTCACGCCGAACGGAAAGTGCGACCGCAACGCATTGCCCGCGCCGTCGCTTCAGGCGACTGCGATGGCGGAACCGCAAACCGGCACCGAGCGCGAGCTTGCCGCGATCTGGCAGCGCGTGCTGCGTATCCACAGCAGCCACGCGATTGGCCGCGATGCCGACTTCTTCGCGCTGGGCGGCCACTCGCTGCTGGCGACGCAGGTGAACGCGCAAATCAACCTGCACTGGTCGCTCGCGCTGTCGCTGCGCACGCTGTTCGACGCGCGCACGCTGGTGCGCTGCGCGGCGGCCATCGATGCGGCGCTCGAAGCGCGCGGCGTGCATGCCATCGACGACGCAGCGCGTGCGATCGACGCGCTGCTCGGTGAACTCGAAGCGCAATGA